The segment GTCCGCCTGGAGTGGCTCGAGCGCATTGCGAACAGCAGCGGGCCACCCTTCGGACGGGGCTTCCGCCGCCGCAAGCTGATCCCGGAAGTGATTGAGCCGATCCACTACGTTGGCGTGTTCCGGCCGGTTCCGTCCTGGCATCATGAGGTTGCCTCGATCGAAAGCGGACGCAGCGACGATTCCGGCCGCCGATTCGAGAGTCGGCGTGCCTGCCCGTTGGTCGAACCCTCAACCGGCTTGAAGTTTGCCACCAGGGTTTGCAAGGTCTGCAATCGCATCGAAAGGGACTGGGCTTCCTGGCGGAGTTGCTTCGTCTCGCCCAGGATCAACTTCGAGATATCGGATACCCGCAGCATGCCCGACACCAGGTCGCGCGCTGCGAGCACCTGATCGTTGGCCGAGTGAGAGATGCCGTCGACCAGTCGGGCCGAGTCCTCGGCCATCCGGCTGATCCGCTCCAGCGCGGAACCGGCTTCCTTGACGCTCCGGGATTCCTGCTCCATCTCCGCCTGTTCCTCGGCCAGGCATCGAATGCTTTCGTGCGTATCGGCCTGGATGGCCTCAACGAGCGTGCCGATTTCTCGGGTGGCGCCCGCGGTTCGTTCGGCCAGCTTGCGAATTTCCTCGGCGACCACGGCGAAGCCGCGGCCGTGCTCGCCGGCCCGGACCGACTCGATCGTCGCGTTCAGGGCGAGCATGTCCGTGCGGTTCGAGACCTCGCTGATCAGCTCGACAATCGCGCCGATCTCGACCGATCGCTCTCCCAGCCGACGGGCCTTCTTCGCGTTCGACTCGACCTGAGACCTGAGGCGGTCCATGCCGGCG is part of the Tautonia marina genome and harbors:
- a CDS encoding methyl-accepting chemotaxis protein, whose amino-acid sequence is MVGLTAVSLGLGISAVVSGNVGLVIGGLVGAMVGMAGAAIIGGLATPRETGAGNPGLTPSLSRFAFDATPDRWEDLRASVTEILAALSALNEAAGRMAEGAIEQTNAVPRTTQSVEALSDRIDRISQNAEEAADATDRTRQQASLGLTQIQGVIAGMDRLRSQVESNAKKARRLGERSVEIGAIVELISEVSNRTDMLALNATIESVRAGEHGRGFAVVAEEIRKLAERTAGATREIGTLVEAIQADTHESIRCLAEEQAEMEQESRSVKEAGSALERISRMAEDSARLVDGISHSANDQVLAARDLVSGMLRVSDISKLILGETKQLRQEAQSLSMRLQTLQTLVANFKPVEGSTNGQARRLSNRRPESSLRPLSIEATS